In Rhizobium gallicum bv. gallicum R602sp, the following proteins share a genomic window:
- a CDS encoding DUF899 domain-containing protein gives MTRSTENGQKGRQPGMHTPPVVLPQAWEAARQQLLVKEKALARARDALAAERRRMPRMAVETAYAFEGPKGTASLLDLFDGRRQLIVYRAFFEPGVFGWPDHACRGCSLVADQVAHVAHLNARDTTLVFASRAPQSDIARLKARMGWEMPWFTLTDSFDADFGVDEWHGTNVFYRDGDRVFRTYFVNNRGDEQMGSTWNYLDVTPLGRQEVWEDSPEGYPQTPTYKWWNWHDSYVADVIPDKKWVEVSDAGEAAFRSQHASTKPEP, from the coding sequence ATGACGAGATCAACTGAAAATGGTCAGAAAGGCAGACAGCCTGGCATGCACACTCCACCGGTCGTGTTGCCGCAGGCGTGGGAGGCGGCCCGCCAGCAGCTGCTTGTGAAAGAAAAGGCACTGGCACGCGCCCGTGACGCTCTGGCCGCCGAGCGCCGGCGAATGCCGCGGATGGCCGTGGAGACAGCGTATGCGTTCGAGGGACCTAAGGGCACGGCAAGCCTGCTGGACCTGTTCGATGGTCGGCGACAGTTGATCGTCTACCGCGCCTTCTTCGAGCCGGGCGTGTTCGGTTGGCCCGACCACGCGTGCCGGGGCTGCTCCCTGGTGGCCGACCAAGTCGCCCATGTCGCGCATCTGAACGCGCGTGACACCACGCTCGTCTTCGCCTCGCGTGCACCTCAGTCCGACATCGCGCGCCTGAAGGCGCGGATGGGCTGGGAGATGCCGTGGTTCACTCTCACCGACAGCTTCGACGCCGACTTCGGCGTGGACGAGTGGCATGGCACGAACGTGTTCTACCGTGACGGCGACCGCGTATTCCGCACCTACTTCGTCAATAATCGCGGCGACGAGCAAATGGGAAGCACGTGGAACTACCTGGACGTCACGCCATTGGGCCGGCAGGAGGTCTGGGAGGACTCGCCCGAAGGCTATCCTCAAACCCCGACGTACAAGTGGTGGAACTGGCATGACAGCTACGTTGCAGACGTAATACCCGACAAGAAATGGGTCGAGGTGTCGGACGCTGGAGAGGCAGCGTTTCGAAGCCAACACGCGAGCACGAAGCCTGAGCCATGA
- a CDS encoding DUF2905 domain-containing protein, which yields MSRVLIIVGLVFVVVGILWPWLARIGLGRLPGDILIERENFSIYIPITTGLLFSILLSVMLWLLSR from the coding sequence GTGTCTAGAGTCCTCATCATAGTCGGGCTTGTTTTCGTCGTGGTCGGTATTCTCTGGCCGTGGCTTGCACGCATCGGCTTGGGGAGGCTGCCGGGCGACATTCTTATCGAGCGCGAGAATTTCTCCATTTATATCCCTATTACCACCGGCCTGCTTTTCAGCATTTTGCTGTCGGTGATGCTCTGGCTCCTCAGTCGTTAA
- a CDS encoding sugar phosphate isomerase/epimerase family protein, translating to MNDIICAVGFCNRTGKGDLSALDASLREIAETGADACEIGIYAEEIISGGRIIEDRTRRVADIVRQHPFKKLSLHGQILSNFMDREHLQLQKKVVRSMLELCNRLGAGILVHHSGAGQLADGEDGADLDRMERETLAEMGDIAKGYGVRIALENIFTTESGQYRQTPSEVAATVRAIGSDNVVALIDFSHAYIESTYRNLDFLEELRAMAPVTGHLHVHDSFGLPYSMTRFYHPAEATALGIGDLHLPIGWGDIPWEGIFRELTFLPDTTLIMEINAERFGDQQPACLERARRLATLMGMAGESGKAAAVVAAALT from the coding sequence ATGAACGACATCATTTGCGCCGTCGGATTTTGCAACCGGACCGGCAAGGGCGACCTCAGTGCGCTTGACGCTTCGCTGCGGGAAATCGCCGAAACGGGGGCCGACGCCTGCGAAATCGGCATCTATGCCGAGGAAATCATCAGCGGCGGCCGCATCATCGAGGATCGGACGCGCCGCGTCGCCGACATCGTTCGCCAGCATCCTTTCAAGAAATTGTCGCTGCACGGACAGATCCTATCCAACTTCATGGACCGCGAGCATTTGCAGCTGCAAAAGAAGGTCGTGCGGTCGATGCTCGAACTCTGCAACCGGCTTGGTGCAGGCATACTCGTCCATCATTCAGGCGCCGGACAGCTTGCCGATGGCGAAGATGGCGCCGATCTCGACCGAATGGAGCGCGAGACACTGGCCGAGATGGGCGATATCGCGAAGGGCTACGGCGTACGCATCGCACTTGAAAACATATTCACCACAGAAAGCGGCCAATACCGCCAGACGCCGAGCGAAGTGGCCGCGACTGTCAGGGCTATCGGCTCGGACAACGTTGTTGCGCTTATCGACTTCTCGCATGCCTATATCGAATCGACCTACCGCAATCTCGATTTCCTCGAAGAATTGCGCGCAATGGCGCCGGTAACCGGTCACCTGCATGTCCATGACAGTTTTGGCCTTCCCTATTCCATGACGCGCTTTTACCATCCCGCCGAAGCAACGGCCCTCGGCATCGGCGATCTCCACTTGCCGATCGGCTGGGGTGACATTCCTTGGGAGGGTATTTTCCGCGAGCTCACGTTCCTTCCGGATACGACGCTGATCATGGAAATTAACGCGGAGCGATTTGGTGACCAGCAGCCGGCCTGCCTGGAAAGGGCACGACGATTGGCGACATTGATGGGGATGGCGGGGGAAAGCGGAAAAGCGGCAGCTGTCGTAGCTGCCGCCCTGACCTGA
- a CDS encoding sn-glycerol-3-phosphate import ATP-binding protein UgpC, with product MADIDIRAVRKSYGKTQTLHGVDLSFASGEFVVILGPSGCGKSTLLRMIAGLEEITAGEIAINGRVVNRLEPRERGCAMVFQNYALYPHMTVAQNIGYALKVAGVSKAERETRIEETAKIVGLSEYLARKPAALSGGQRQRVAMARAIVREPQVFLFDEPLSNLDAKLRVTMRAEIRKLHQRLSATSVFVTHDQIEAMTLADKLVVMNKGHVEQVGQPLDIYHRPASIFVASFIGSPAMNLFNTRVEVETGSVRFGGVQVPIDPALAASLRGRDVTIGIRPEQCAVSLDGSGVRATIDFVEELGSGRVAHAEVDGEPFAAVISDRMGVRPGDQVGLELPSSQLHVFERESGRRIDMKINSSSPHQAAATSTLAIVH from the coding sequence ATGGCTGACATCGATATCCGCGCCGTGCGCAAGTCCTATGGTAAGACCCAGACGCTGCACGGCGTCGACCTGTCCTTTGCCTCGGGCGAATTTGTCGTCATTCTCGGTCCCTCTGGCTGCGGAAAGTCGACGCTTCTACGCATGATCGCTGGACTTGAGGAGATTACCGCCGGCGAAATCGCAATCAATGGTCGCGTGGTCAACAGGCTCGAGCCGCGCGAGCGCGGCTGCGCCATGGTGTTCCAGAACTATGCGCTTTATCCGCATATGACCGTGGCCCAAAATATCGGTTACGCGCTGAAGGTAGCCGGTGTGTCAAAAGCGGAGCGCGAAACGCGCATCGAGGAGACGGCGAAGATCGTCGGGCTTTCGGAGTATCTTGCGCGCAAACCAGCAGCATTGTCCGGCGGCCAGCGTCAGCGCGTGGCGATGGCGCGCGCCATTGTTCGTGAGCCACAGGTGTTTCTCTTCGACGAGCCACTGTCGAATCTCGACGCCAAGCTGCGGGTGACCATGCGGGCGGAAATCCGCAAACTGCACCAACGTCTTTCGGCAACATCCGTCTTCGTCACCCATGATCAGATCGAGGCGATGACGCTTGCCGACAAGCTCGTGGTAATGAATAAGGGGCATGTCGAGCAGGTCGGTCAGCCGCTCGACATCTATCATCGACCGGCAAGTATATTCGTCGCATCCTTCATCGGCTCTCCGGCGATGAACCTCTTCAATACACGCGTCGAGGTCGAGACTGGGTCGGTGCGTTTCGGCGGCGTGCAGGTTCCCATCGACCCTGCGCTTGCGGCCAGCTTGCGCGGAAGAGATGTCACGATCGGCATTCGACCGGAGCAATGTGCCGTTTCGCTGGACGGCAGCGGCGTGCGGGCGACAATAGACTTCGTCGAGGAACTTGGCTCCGGTCGGGTCGCCCATGCCGAGGTCGATGGCGAGCCATTTGCAGCCGTCATCAGCGACCGCATGGGCGTGCGTCCAGGCGATCAAGTAGGCCTGGAGTTACCCTCGTCCCAACTGCATGTCTTCGAGCGCGAAAGCGGGCGGCGGATAGATATGAAGATCAATTCCAGCTCCCCGCATCAGGCGGCCGCCACCTCGACGCTGGCGATTGTTCATTGA
- a CDS encoding ABC transporter permease subunit — protein sequence MIQRTPIADALTYLLMVLGFILLIGPFLVILAGASQTLQQINSVPFHFLPQDRFLENASAAWSRANLGSAMINSFIMACFVTVGKVALSACTAFAIVFFRTPLKHFFFWIVFITLMLPLEVRVVPTYAVAADLFQPFRLLISALTGIEVSVEWNLLNSYAGLTLPLIATATGTFLYRQFFMTLPNELAEAARMDGSGPVRFFVDMLIPLSRTNMLALTTIMFVYGWNQYLWPLLMITDPAYKTTMMSLSALLPSENSLPDWNVTLAGSLIIMAPPLVVVAVLQRWFVRGLVATEK from the coding sequence ATGATCCAGCGCACGCCGATTGCTGATGCACTGACCTATCTGTTGATGGTCTTGGGTTTTATCCTGCTGATTGGCCCCTTCCTCGTCATTCTGGCTGGTGCCAGTCAAACGCTCCAACAGATCAACAGCGTGCCGTTCCATTTCCTTCCCCAGGACCGCTTCCTCGAAAACGCCTCCGCTGCCTGGTCGCGCGCCAATCTCGGATCGGCCATGATCAACAGCTTCATCATGGCCTGTTTCGTCACCGTCGGCAAAGTGGCTCTTTCGGCTTGCACGGCCTTCGCCATCGTGTTCTTCCGCACGCCACTCAAGCATTTTTTCTTCTGGATCGTGTTCATCACGCTGATGCTACCGCTCGAAGTTCGCGTGGTGCCGACCTATGCCGTAGCCGCCGACCTTTTCCAGCCGTTTCGATTACTGATTTCGGCACTGACCGGCATCGAAGTATCGGTCGAATGGAACCTGCTGAATTCCTATGCGGGCCTCACGCTGCCGCTGATTGCCACCGCAACAGGCACATTCCTTTACCGGCAATTCTTCATGACTCTGCCAAATGAGCTCGCCGAAGCCGCCCGCATGGACGGGTCCGGACCAGTGCGCTTTTTCGTCGACATGCTGATACCTCTTTCGCGCACCAACATGTTGGCGCTCACCACGATCATGTTCGTCTACGGCTGGAACCAATATCTTTGGCCGCTGCTGATGATCACAGACCCGGCCTACAAGACGACCATGATGTCGCTGAGCGCGCTGCTTCCTTCGGAAAACAGCCTGCCCGACTGGAATGTCACGCTGGCCGGTTCACTCATCATCATGGCGCCGCCGCTCGTCGTCGTTGCGGTGCTGCAACGCTGGTTCGTCCGTGGCCTGGTCGCCACCGAAAAGTGA
- a CDS encoding carbohydrate ABC transporter permease — protein sequence MEKRAVFKSWWLPILFALPQILLILLFFYWPAIAVMKWAFTLEPPFGGVAEFVGLTNFDEVFADPFYWNSVAVSLIFALCGTCFTMLVGLVLAIAVDRRLPGSGLFRFLYILPYAIAGPAAGMAFRFILSPERGLMASVNAAFPDFWNPAKYGAHALILVIVIFAWKWTGYTFIFLLAGLQSVPRSLTEAAAMDGAGPIRRAIDIQVPLLAPTLFFLLVIMMTEGFVGSDTFGIVHSTTGGGPNHGTEVMVFRIVDEAFKGLNYSGASAQSIVLIGLIMVFTFIQFRFIEKRVHYK from the coding sequence ATGGAAAAGCGGGCCGTTTTCAAAAGCTGGTGGCTGCCGATTCTTTTTGCCCTGCCGCAGATTCTTCTGATCCTTCTCTTCTTCTACTGGCCGGCAATCGCGGTGATGAAGTGGGCTTTCACACTTGAGCCTCCTTTTGGCGGGGTAGCGGAATTTGTCGGACTGACGAATTTTGACGAGGTGTTCGCCGATCCATTCTATTGGAACTCCGTCGCCGTCAGCCTCATCTTCGCACTTTGCGGGACTTGCTTCACCATGCTGGTCGGTCTCGTGCTGGCGATTGCAGTGGATCGGCGGCTGCCCGGTTCTGGGCTATTCCGGTTCCTATATATCCTTCCATATGCAATCGCCGGACCGGCCGCCGGCATGGCCTTCCGGTTCATTCTGTCGCCAGAACGCGGGCTGATGGCCTCGGTCAATGCCGCGTTCCCTGATTTCTGGAACCCGGCAAAATACGGTGCCCACGCTCTCATCCTCGTCATCGTCATCTTTGCCTGGAAATGGACCGGTTACACGTTCATCTTCCTGTTGGCCGGCCTGCAATCCGTGCCGCGCTCTCTGACGGAGGCCGCCGCCATGGACGGCGCCGGACCGATCCGTCGCGCGATCGATATCCAGGTTCCGCTGCTGGCGCCGACGCTGTTTTTTCTGCTCGTCATCATGATGACCGAGGGGTTCGTCGGTTCGGACACCTTCGGTATCGTACACAGCACGACTGGCGGCGGACCAAATCACGGCACGGAGGTGATGGTTTTTCGCATCGTGGACGAAGCGTTCAAGGGGCTCAACTACTCTGGCGCTTCCGCGCAGAGCATCGTCCTGATCGGCCTGATCATGGTCTTCACGTTCATCCAATTTCGCTTCATCGAGAAGCGTGTGCACTATAAGTGA
- a CDS encoding extracellular solute-binding protein → MRLTVLQSALASLLAATAFGAGPAHAEKTKFEFWYGLSGDLGERVQDACKKFNDMQADYEIVCTSQNSYDTTLQNTIAAYRAKKQPAVTQIYDAGTLDMMLSGAFVPAKKLMADNGYTIDWTNYFSGIANYYATAGGELNSFPFNSSTAMFYYNVDAFQKAGIDFKPETWEEVEEAARKLKAAGFDCPLGFNFDTWQMMEQFSAIHNQPIATKGNGYQGLDAELIFNKTKFVDHVKFFKKMVDEKLFVVKTKQLGMDIVPAFASQTCQMIQTSIADHGTIGKTLPEGVKWEVAMLPVWKGTQRQNSLVGGASLWVMAGRPEGEYKGAAAFLNFLATPEMAQWWSTVTGYIPVTKTGFEAMKANGFYDKAPYKGRELAIASLTYTPTSQNTRGIRLGGFTQVRKEVSTALEAIFMQNADVQAELDQAADRSNAVLRRFEKTYAGQKLN, encoded by the coding sequence ATGAGACTCACTGTTCTTCAATCAGCTCTGGCGTCCCTCCTGGCCGCCACCGCATTTGGTGCTGGTCCGGCCCATGCAGAGAAGACCAAGTTCGAATTCTGGTACGGCCTGTCGGGCGACCTCGGAGAGCGCGTGCAAGACGCCTGCAAAAAGTTTAACGACATGCAGGCTGACTACGAAATCGTCTGCACTTCGCAAAACAGCTATGACACGACGCTTCAGAACACGATTGCCGCCTATCGTGCCAAGAAGCAGCCGGCGGTCACCCAGATCTACGACGCCGGAACGCTCGACATGATGCTCTCCGGAGCGTTCGTACCGGCCAAGAAACTGATGGCCGACAACGGCTACACGATCGACTGGACCAACTATTTCAGCGGCATCGCCAATTATTACGCAACAGCTGGAGGAGAGTTGAATTCCTTCCCGTTCAACTCTTCAACCGCCATGTTCTATTACAATGTCGACGCTTTCCAGAAGGCGGGCATCGACTTCAAGCCGGAAACCTGGGAGGAGGTCGAGGAAGCCGCCCGCAAGCTGAAGGCGGCGGGTTTCGACTGCCCGCTCGGCTTTAACTTCGATACATGGCAGATGATGGAGCAATTTTCCGCCATCCACAACCAGCCGATCGCAACAAAGGGTAACGGCTACCAGGGCCTGGACGCCGAACTGATCTTCAACAAGACCAAATTCGTCGACCATGTGAAATTCTTCAAGAAAATGGTCGACGAGAAGCTGTTCGTCGTCAAAACGAAACAGCTCGGGATGGACATCGTCCCCGCGTTTGCCTCGCAGACATGCCAGATGATTCAGACCTCGATCGCCGACCACGGCACGATTGGCAAGACGCTGCCGGAAGGTGTCAAATGGGAGGTTGCGATGCTGCCGGTCTGGAAAGGCACGCAACGACAGAACTCGCTGGTCGGCGGCGCCTCGCTATGGGTCATGGCCGGCCGTCCGGAAGGCGAGTACAAGGGCGCAGCCGCCTTCCTTAACTTCCTCGCCACGCCGGAAATGGCACAATGGTGGTCGACGGTCACTGGGTACATTCCGGTCACCAAGACCGGCTTTGAAGCCATGAAGGCCAACGGTTTCTACGACAAAGCTCCTTACAAGGGCCGCGAGCTCGCAATTGCCAGCCTGACCTACACGCCGACCTCGCAGAATACCCGCGGTATCCGCCTCGGTGGTTTCACCCAGGTCCGCAAGGAGGTCTCTACGGCGCTGGAGGCGATTTTCATGCAGAATGCCGACGTGCAGGCTGAACTCGACCAGGCCGCCGATCGAAGCAACGCCGTGCTGCGCCGATTTGAGAAAACCTATGCCGGTCAGAAGCTGAACTGA
- a CDS encoding acyltransferase family protein yields MFHARDRQLDGLRTFAISMVLYDHFLAAEGSVLGHLGVRLFFVLSGFLITRLLLEARSAIQYEPVNALKSFYLRRALRIFPPYFAVLGFVWLVDLEGARGNLKWHALYLSNFWYALRDEWTPWVLCHTWSLSIEEQFYVAWPLVILFAPRRFIAPICIAVVTFSLAYRFYWPLTGTPSLARDLLPPASMDALVAGALLAVHRSRTDVWPQWIRLSWVPLTGAAVIFLWLKSAAMPPALEWLAWIGRELSPLAPFVLLVGCCSSGLRGAFGRLLELPLIVAIGRVSYGIYLFHPIVLSLIVKAQPWIPVNVSEQGPSRFVVGTTATLMVASISWLAFERPLNQLKRYFPYVRSGSSARLPSSTKRSEAGGQEYDASAYGRSYANRGISDEHAS; encoded by the coding sequence ATGTTTCATGCACGCGATCGGCAACTGGATGGTCTTCGGACTTTTGCCATTTCAATGGTGCTGTACGACCATTTCTTGGCAGCCGAAGGATCAGTTTTGGGCCATCTGGGCGTACGACTGTTCTTTGTACTCAGCGGCTTTTTGATAACGCGGCTTCTCTTGGAAGCGCGCTCGGCAATCCAGTATGAGCCAGTAAATGCGCTGAAATCGTTCTATCTTCGCCGCGCACTTCGGATATTTCCCCCGTACTTCGCAGTCCTAGGCTTCGTCTGGCTTGTCGACCTTGAAGGCGCTCGGGGCAACCTCAAATGGCACGCGCTCTATCTCTCAAATTTCTGGTATGCCCTTCGTGATGAATGGACGCCGTGGGTGTTGTGTCATACCTGGAGCCTAAGCATCGAGGAGCAGTTTTACGTCGCTTGGCCGCTGGTCATCCTGTTCGCGCCGCGCCGGTTTATCGCACCGATTTGCATCGCCGTCGTCACATTTTCGCTTGCGTATCGTTTCTACTGGCCACTGACAGGCACACCATCTCTCGCGCGTGACCTTCTTCCTCCAGCGTCGATGGATGCGCTCGTCGCAGGCGCGCTCCTCGCAGTCCATCGAAGCAGAACCGACGTCTGGCCACAATGGATACGGCTAAGCTGGGTTCCCTTGACTGGCGCCGCCGTCATTTTCCTCTGGCTGAAATCAGCCGCCATGCCGCCGGCGCTTGAATGGCTGGCATGGATCGGTCGCGAGCTTTCTCCCCTCGCACCGTTCGTATTGTTGGTTGGATGTTGTTCGTCAGGCCTGCGAGGCGCCTTCGGCCGCCTGTTGGAGCTCCCGCTGATTGTCGCCATCGGGCGCGTAAGCTACGGCATTTATCTTTTCCATCCAATTGTCCTTTCGCTGATCGTCAAGGCTCAACCCTGGATTCCGGTGAATGTCTCAGAACAGGGTCCTTCACGTTTTGTGGTTGGAACAACAGCCACCTTGATGGTCGCTTCAATCTCTTGGCTGGCTTTCGAAAGACCGCTCAACCAGCTCAAACGCTATTTTCCATACGTCCGCTCCGGAAGCTCCGCCCGCCTTCCGTCGTCTACCAAGCGGAGTGAGGCCGGGGGACAGGAATATGATGCTTCAGCCTATGGCCGCAGCTATGCCAATCGCGGCATTTCCGATGAACATGCGAGCTGA
- a CDS encoding glycosyltransferase family 2 protein produces MSVPLISVVLPVYNGEPYVAAALESILRQDYGRFEVIALDDGSTDRSLSILQRYRNVDDRVRIVSRENRGLVATLNEGIALARGDLIARMDADDISYPSRFSRQVALFAQQPELAMSGTGIDQLLGNRVIRGKPNPIYQSGDWHILSLFFTIFLHSTVMFNRRVVPEDMLVYDAGYVHAEDFDLFRRIAREFPAAMIDDSLVAYRIHSDSVTSRHKHQMRRTHLKIVAENLERQSLNDDPDALHDIGAGVTLDTVRRVADCILTLERKIAKQAAPASSSYADGALCFFYFLYQLIADEQRPELTHEFLTRTGKWQVIRRRERYGLRSAFHAPWLCRFSDGATRRADALARYCQSVPVKMVPPLQGLA; encoded by the coding sequence ATGTCTGTCCCATTGATCTCTGTTGTGCTGCCTGTCTATAACGGCGAACCTTATGTTGCTGCAGCGCTGGAAAGCATTCTGCGCCAGGACTATGGGCGCTTTGAAGTGATTGCACTTGACGACGGCTCGACCGATCGATCGTTGAGTATTCTCCAACGGTATCGAAACGTCGACGATCGTGTGCGCATCGTTTCGCGGGAGAATCGCGGGCTCGTTGCGACCTTGAATGAGGGCATCGCCCTGGCGAGGGGCGATCTGATCGCCAGGATGGATGCAGACGACATTTCCTATCCGTCCCGCTTTTCACGCCAGGTGGCACTTTTTGCCCAGCAGCCGGAGCTCGCCATGAGTGGAACGGGCATCGATCAGCTTCTCGGCAATCGCGTGATCCGCGGCAAGCCAAATCCGATCTATCAGTCCGGGGATTGGCACATACTGTCGCTGTTCTTTACGATCTTCTTGCACTCGACCGTAATGTTTAACCGAAGGGTCGTTCCCGAAGACATGCTGGTATATGACGCCGGTTATGTGCATGCGGAGGATTTCGATCTTTTCAGGCGAATCGCCCGAGAGTTTCCGGCGGCAATGATCGATGACAGCCTGGTCGCCTATCGTATTCACTCCGACAGTGTCACGAGCAGACATAAGCACCAAATGCGTCGAACCCATCTGAAGATCGTTGCAGAGAACCTCGAGCGGCAATCTCTTAACGATGACCCCGACGCTCTTCATGACATCGGCGCAGGCGTCACACTGGACACGGTACGCCGTGTGGCAGATTGCATTCTCACGCTGGAAAGAAAAATTGCCAAGCAAGCCGCGCCGGCGTCCTCCAGCTATGCCGACGGAGCCTTGTGTTTCTTCTATTTCCTCTATCAGCTCATTGCCGATGAGCAGCGTCCCGAACTAACACACGAGTTTCTCACGCGAACCGGAAAGTGGCAGGTCATTCGACGGCGGGAGCGATATGGACTTCGCTCAGCCTTTCATGCCCCGTGGTTGTGCCGCTTTTCAGATGGGGCCACCCGGCGAGCGGATGCGCTGGCGCGTTACTGCCAGTCGGTGCCGGTCAAAATGGTCCCGCCGCTTCAGGGGCTCGCATAG
- a CDS encoding ABC transporter ATP-binding protein — MLEFIMSSFRLLRQALGKKIGLIAVVVVLGLSSAVLEGTGIGLIIPMLGIIAGDKDPSGMAGFSAVFQQVGAGLDDRVRLIAIAAAILGLITLKNVLAFANAVLANFIYGKAGHAIRSSLARQLLTIGYPFFLQQSPGRLLNIISNESWRASDAIQTMLASIVSASAVVILLAFLLLLSWQMTLCVALGLVLIQAIHAILSASLKDPSRNVTSFNGELAARMLHLVHAGRLIRAFGQEQREKAVFDFASDAVRKAGFVLQSRQAALPPLTETLHSGLFLAVVVGAWLWGVSFPIIVAFVVLLYRLQPHVRSLQMAWSQVQSWSGSLEEVRWLLDSSDKPPPPGGDGQLHAPVQRIKFDRVTFKYPGSGSRPVVLRAATFEIRQGRSTAIIGRSGAGKTTIVNLLCRFVEPDEGDILVDGTPLNQIDPVLWRRQIALASQDLELIDGTILQNITYGHNATLAEAESAAKLAEAHEFIEKLPDGYETIVGYRGASLSAGQRQRIALARALVRDPEILILDEATNAIDGLSEAAIVETLKSRAGRRATIVISHHRSTISFCDDVVILDGGRVTNQTPFAEIATLSMDQLYEHATLSS, encoded by the coding sequence ATGCTAGAATTCATTATGTCGAGCTTTCGGCTATTGCGTCAGGCGCTGGGCAAAAAGATCGGCCTCATTGCGGTTGTCGTCGTTCTTGGGCTCAGCAGCGCTGTCCTTGAAGGCACTGGCATTGGACTTATTATTCCCATGCTCGGCATCATTGCCGGCGATAAGGATCCCTCAGGAATGGCCGGGTTCTCAGCCGTCTTCCAGCAAGTGGGTGCCGGCCTGGATGACCGCGTAAGGCTGATCGCGATCGCTGCCGCCATCCTTGGATTGATCACCCTGAAGAATGTGCTGGCGTTCGCCAACGCCGTGCTTGCCAATTTCATCTACGGCAAGGCCGGCCATGCGATCCGCAGCTCTCTTGCCAGGCAGCTTTTGACGATCGGATACCCGTTTTTTCTGCAGCAAAGCCCCGGGCGGCTGCTCAATATCATCTCCAACGAATCCTGGCGGGCTTCGGACGCGATACAAACTATGCTCGCTTCGATCGTGTCCGCCTCGGCGGTCGTCATTTTGCTCGCCTTTCTCCTGCTTCTTTCATGGCAGATGACGCTGTGTGTTGCATTGGGGCTTGTTCTGATCCAGGCCATTCATGCGATCTTGTCGGCCAGTCTGAAAGACCCGAGCCGCAATGTCACTTCGTTCAACGGTGAGCTCGCCGCCAGGATGCTTCATCTCGTACATGCCGGACGGCTGATTCGTGCATTCGGACAGGAGCAGCGAGAAAAAGCAGTCTTTGATTTCGCTTCAGATGCCGTACGAAAAGCGGGTTTCGTCCTCCAATCCCGCCAGGCTGCACTGCCGCCGCTGACCGAGACGCTTCATTCGGGTCTGTTTCTAGCAGTCGTCGTCGGCGCCTGGCTTTGGGGAGTAAGTTTTCCGATTATCGTGGCCTTCGTGGTCCTACTCTATCGTCTGCAGCCACACGTCCGTTCACTGCAAATGGCATGGAGCCAAGTGCAGAGCTGGAGCGGCTCCTTGGAAGAGGTCAGATGGCTTCTGGACTCGTCTGACAAGCCGCCGCCGCCTGGAGGCGACGGCCAGCTTCATGCGCCTGTTCAGCGGATCAAATTTGATCGTGTGACTTTCAAATATCCGGGGTCTGGCTCGCGACCCGTCGTGCTGCGCGCCGCGACTTTCGAAATTCGCCAAGGCCGTTCGACGGCCATTATCGGACGGTCGGGGGCTGGAAAAACGACAATTGTCAATCTTCTGTGTCGATTTGTGGAGCCCGATGAAGGAGATATTCTGGTCGATGGCACCCCTCTTAATCAAATCGATCCCGTCCTGTGGCGAAGGCAAATTGCACTCGCCAGCCAGGACCTTGAGCTGATCGACGGCACTATTCTCCAGAATATCACCTATGGTCACAACGCCACGTTGGCCGAGGCGGAGAGCGCAGCCAAGCTTGCCGAGGCGCATGAGTTCATCGAAAAGCTTCCTGATGGATATGAGACGATCGTCGGCTATAGGGGAGCCAGCCTTTCGGCTGGTCAACGGCAGCGGATCGCCCTGGCAAGGGCCCTCGTGCGCGATCCGGAAATCCTCATCCTGGACGAGGCCACGAACGCCATCGACGGATTGTCTGAAGCAGCGATCGTGGAGACCTTGAAATCAAGAGCTGGTCGTCGTGCGACGATCGTCATCAGCCATCACCGCAGCACGATCTCATTTTGCGACGACGTCGTGATCCTGGACGGCGGCCGTGTCACGAACCAGACCCCGTTTGCCGAAATCGCGACTTTAAGCATGGACCAACTCTACGAGCACGCAACGCTCTCTTCCTAA
- a CDS encoding DUF1772 domain-containing protein: MVFGLLLTFTVNVPMNETLAATAVPHDIETAGNIWRDYSKRWQFLNHGRE; encoded by the coding sequence CTGGTTTTCGGACTGCTGCTCACATTCACGGTGAACGTGCCTATGAACGAGACGTTAGCCGCGACTGCCGTTCCCCATGACATCGAGACGGCGGGAAATATCTGGCGGGACTATTCGAAGCGATGGCAGTTTTTAAACCACGGCCGAGAATAG